In Armatimonadota bacterium, the sequence GTCCATGAACGCGCCGGGGTCGCCCTCGTCCGCGTTGCAGATTACGTACTTGCGGGCGCCATCGGCCTTGGCCACGGTGCCCCATTTGAGGCCCGAGGGATAGCCGCCGCCTCCACGGCCCCGGAGGCCGCTGGTGACCATCTCGGAGATGACCTCGGACGGCTCCATTTCGCCAACCGCCTTGGCCAGGGCGTCATAGCCGCCCACCGCCGTGTAATCGTCCAGTTTGTCCGGGTCGACTTCACCGGAGTTCTCGAGGACGATCTTCACCTGTCGGGTGAAGAAGGACTGCTCGGCGTCACACTCAAGGCGCTTGACCGGCTTCTTGCCGATGCTTTCCACGATCTCGCCGGCGTCTTCCGGCACCATCGCCTGGTAGAGGATCCCGTCCGGGCTCACCCGGAGGAGCGGACCCGCCATGCAAAGGCCGAGACAGCCGACGCCGCGCACCGCAACCCGTTCCGCGAGACCGCGGGCGTCTATTTCCTTCTCCAGTGCTTCCTTTACGAGGTCGCCCTGGCAGGAGAGACAGCCGGCGGCGACGCAGATGTCCAGTGTTGTCTGGGCCTGCGTTCCGTTAGTGGTTTCTTCAGGCATTTGCCACCTCCGCTCCCGGCGATTCGAGCCAGTTCGTGATGCGTGCCTTCATATCGTTGTCGCCGATCCGTCCGACGACCTCGCCGTCCATCACAACGGCGGGAGCGAGTCCGCAGGAGCCGAGGCAGCGGGCGCTGAGCAGCGACAGCTTGCCGTCTGCCGTGGTCTCGCCGGTGGAGATTCCGGCAACTTCGTTCACCGCGGCAACGAGTGTCGGCGCGCCCTTGATGTAGCAGGCGGTGCCCATGCAAACAACGCATGTGTGCTCGCCCTGCGGCTTCAGCGTGAAGAAATGGTAGAACGTCGCCACGCCGTACACTTTGCTGAGCGGAACGCCCAGAGCGTGGGCTACCTGCTTCAGCGAGTCGTCATCCAGGTATCCATAGACTTCCTGAACGGTGTGCAGCGTCTCAATGAGGGCTTGCGACGAATGGCCGTGGCGGCGCATGGTAGCGCTTACGAGTTTCCACCGGCGGTCGTCGGAACCAGGCGCGCCTGGGGGCGCGGGGCCGGCTTTGCTTCCCTGAACCGTGGTTTGATCGCTTTGCATCAACAGAGGTCCTTTCGGTTGATATAGGAGTGCCCCGAGCCTGCGGGGTGCGTTTCAGCAGACGACCGGGGCGATGCGAGATCGCCGACCGCGAGCGAACCGTCGGGACGCCCGGCCGACCCCGATCGCAGACACGATTCCACGGAGTCAACGGAGTCCAGCGGGCCGCACAGCCCCGGCACCAGCGTCAAAGGTTTATTCGTTCTGATTATCAATCTGGTCACCTGCCTCGTCATTTCGGAATCTGCATGATTAGTCTCGTCATCTATGATGCCGAAGGTCAAGTCCTGGCGTGTTTATTAAACGGCGCGCCAACATGCGCGCGGTCATCGCGCGGGGAGACCTTGGTCATAGCGAGGGCTTATGAATGCTTTGCCGGGAATCCCATTTCCTCAGCGTAGACGTCCTGAAAGCCCGGTTCTTCGCTGAGTGAAATGTGTTTTACCCGGCCGAGGAGGTCCGCGAAATCGGGGTCGTGCGACCCATCCATGCAGAGCGCGATTTTAGC encodes:
- the hoxE gene encoding bidirectional hydrogenase complex protein HoxE, translating into MQSDQTTVQGSKAGPAPPGAPGSDDRRWKLVSATMRRHGHSSQALIETLHTVQEVYGYLDDDSLKQVAHALGVPLSKVYGVATFYHFFTLKPQGEHTCVVCMGTACYIKGAPTLVAAVNEVAGISTGETTADGKLSLLSARCLGSCGLAPAVVMDGEVVGRIGDNDMKARITNWLESPGAEVANA